From a single Hugenholtzia roseola DSM 9546 genomic region:
- a CDS encoding ribonucleoside-diphosphate reductase subunit alpha: MKVRKRDGRSEDVDMNKITKRVQRLCDGLDTRYIRPQEVTYKVLAGLYDGVSTVQLDELAAETAATMATLHPDYAILASRIAISNLHKETLDSFSDTIEELYQYVNPETGLNAQLISDEAYFIVKKYAHILNQAVDYSRDYDYDYFGFKTLERSYLLRLNGKVVERPQHMLMRVAVGIHFEDIDSVLETYQMLSQRWFTHATPTLFNAATPKPQMSSCFLLQMQEDSVEGIYDTLKQCAKISQSAGGIGLSVHNIRATGSYIRGTNGHSNGIIPMLRVFNDTARYIDQGGNKRKGAFAIYLEPWHADIFEFLDLKKNHGKEELRARDLFYALWISDLFMKRVQNDEQWSLFCPNEAPHLADCHGAAFEELYTRYEREGKARRTLRAQELWFAILEAQIETGTPYMLYKDHANHKSNQQNLGTIKSSNLCTEIIEYTAPDEVAVCNLGSLALPKFVIDGKFDHQKLYEVTKVLTRNLNRVIDRNYYPIEEAKNSNMRHRPVGLGVQGLADTFIMLRVPFDSAEAARLNTDIFETIYFAAMTASCELAQQEGSYPTFAGSPLSEGKFQFDLWGVKPESGRWNWDDLRQKVVKHGVRNSLLVAPMPTASTSQILGNNECIEPYTSNIYVRRVLSGEFVVINKHLLHDLIELKLWDEQMKNELISSNGSVQNIKRIPQHIKDLYKTVWEISQRTIIDMAADRGAYICQSQSLNIHMQNPTLGKLTSMHFHAWKRGLKTGMYYLRTKAAADAIKFTVDKDFLVTATTQERSQLPQSVGQDADLSGASCSLDDPDCITCSS; encoded by the coding sequence ACGCTGCACCCCGATTATGCGATTTTGGCTTCTCGTATCGCGATTTCAAATTTACACAAAGAAACCTTAGATTCTTTTTCTGATACGATTGAAGAATTGTATCAATATGTGAATCCTGAAACAGGTTTGAATGCACAGTTGATTTCAGATGAAGCCTATTTTATAGTCAAAAAATATGCGCATATTCTCAATCAAGCCGTCGATTATAGCCGAGATTACGACTACGACTATTTTGGCTTCAAGACCTTAGAGCGTTCCTACCTTCTACGCCTCAACGGAAAGGTAGTAGAACGCCCCCAACACATGCTGATGCGCGTTGCCGTGGGGATTCACTTCGAGGACATTGACTCTGTCTTGGAAACCTACCAAATGCTTTCACAGCGTTGGTTTACACACGCTACGCCTACGCTTTTCAATGCTGCCACGCCTAAGCCTCAAATGTCGTCTTGTTTTCTCTTGCAGATGCAGGAAGATAGTGTAGAGGGCATCTATGATACCTTGAAACAGTGCGCCAAGATTTCACAATCGGCAGGTGGCATTGGGCTTTCGGTGCATAACATTCGCGCAACGGGTTCTTACATTCGCGGCACCAACGGTCATTCAAACGGAATTATTCCGATGTTGCGCGTCTTTAACGATACGGCACGCTACATAGACCAAGGCGGAAATAAGCGCAAGGGTGCGTTTGCCATCTATTTAGAGCCTTGGCATGCCGACATCTTCGAGTTTTTAGACCTCAAAAAGAATCATGGCAAGGAGGAACTTCGCGCTCGCGATTTGTTCTACGCCCTCTGGATTTCTGACCTATTTATGAAACGTGTTCAGAATGATGAGCAGTGGTCTTTGTTCTGTCCTAATGAAGCCCCTCATTTGGCAGATTGCCATGGCGCAGCCTTCGAGGAACTTTATACCCGTTATGAAAGAGAGGGCAAGGCGCGTCGTACCCTGCGTGCGCAAGAGCTTTGGTTCGCCATTTTGGAGGCGCAAATCGAAACGGGAACGCCTTATATGCTCTATAAAGACCATGCGAACCACAAGTCGAACCAGCAGAATTTGGGTACGATAAAATCGTCTAACCTTTGCACCGAAATTATAGAATACACTGCACCTGACGAAGTGGCAGTGTGTAATTTGGGTTCTTTGGCACTGCCCAAGTTTGTCATTGATGGCAAATTCGACCATCAGAAACTCTATGAAGTAACCAAAGTTCTGACACGCAACCTCAATCGGGTCATTGATAGAAATTATTATCCGATAGAGGAGGCGAAAAATAGCAATATGCGCCACCGTCCTGTGGGCTTGGGCGTGCAAGGCTTGGCAGATACGTTTATTATGTTGCGTGTGCCTTTTGATAGTGCGGAGGCGGCGCGTCTCAACACTGACATCTTCGAAACCATCTACTTCGCTGCCATGACTGCTTCTTGCGAATTGGCACAGCAAGAAGGTAGTTATCCAACCTTTGCGGGGTCGCCTCTTTCGGAAGGCAAGTTTCAATTCGACCTCTGGGGAGTTAAGCCTGAAAGCGGACGTTGGAATTGGGACGATTTGCGCCAAAAAGTGGTCAAGCATGGGGTGCGAAATTCGCTTTTAGTTGCGCCCATGCCTACGGCTTCTACTTCTCAAATCTTGGGTAACAATGAGTGTATCGAGCCATATACCTCTAACATTTACGTCCGTAGGGTCTTGTCGGGTGAGTTTGTTGTGATAAATAAGCACCTCCTTCACGACCTTATCGAGCTAAAACTTTGGGACGAACAGATGAAAAATGAACTTATTTCTTCTAACGGTTCGGTACAAAATATTAAGCGTATTCCGCAGCATATCAAAGACCTCTACAAAACGGTTTGGGAAATTAGCCAGCGGACAATTATAGATATGGCTGCCGATAGGGGGGCATATATTTGTCAGAGTCAGAGTTTGAACATTCACATGCAAAATCCGACTTTGGGCAAGCTCACCTCCATGCACTTTCACGCTTGGAAACGCGGCTTGAAGACAGGCATGTACTACCTACGCACCAAAGCTGCCGCTGATGCTATCAAATTCACCGTCGATAAAGACTTTTTAGTTACTGCCACAACACAGGAGCGTTCCCAACTGCCACAGAGCGTTGGGCAGGACGCAGACCTAAGTGGAGCTTCTTGTTCTTTGGACGACCCCGATTGCATCACTTGTAGTAGTTAA